The proteins below come from a single bacterium genomic window:
- a CDS encoding DUF5615 family PIN-like protein, translating to MRLLLDQNLSRRLVGLLATEYPGSCHVVEVGLDTATDRAIWEYAHDHDFLIVSKDSDF from the coding sequence GTGAGACTGCTTCTCGACCAGAACCTGTCGCGCCGCCTTGTGGGATTGCTGGCGACCGAATATCCCGGCAGTTGTCACGTTGTCGAAGTCGGCCTCGATACCGCAACGGACCGTGCTATCTGGGAATACGCACATGACCACGACTTTCTTATCGTCTCCAAGGACTCTGACTTTTGA
- a CDS encoding DUF433 domain-containing protein — MELTTVFETRAGVRSGKPCFIGTRIAVYDVLDYLAAGMTPSEIVDDFPELSEQHVLAAVEFAALRERRLATPA; from the coding sequence GTGGAGCTCACCACAGTGTTTGAGACTCGGGCTGGTGTTCGCAGCGGCAAGCCTTGCTTCATTGGCACACGGATAGCGGTCTACGACGTGCTGGATTACCTGGCTGCGGGTATGACGCCGTCGGAGATCGTCGATGACTTCCCCGAGTTGAGCGAGCAGCATGTTTTGGCTGCCGTTGAGTTTGCTGCGCTGCGCGAGCGGCGTCTGGCGACTCCTGCGTGA